One Vigna unguiculata cultivar IT97K-499-35 chromosome 7, ASM411807v1, whole genome shotgun sequence genomic region harbors:
- the LOC114189543 gene encoding syntaxin-71-like, with translation MSVIEILTRVDSICKKYDKYDVEKHRDANVAGDDAFARLYASVDADIEALLQKAETASKEKGKASAVAINAEIRRTKARLLEEVPKLQRLAVKKVKGLSSQEFAARNDLALSLPDRIQAIPDGSPPVPKQSGGWASSASRPEIKFDSDGQFDDDYFQQSEQSSQFRQEYEMRRMKQDQGLDVIAEGLDTLKNMAHDMNEELDRQVPLMDEIDTKVDKASSDLKNTNVRLKHTVNQLRSSRNFCIDIVLLIIILGIAAYLYNVLKK, from the exons ATGAGTGTCATCGAAATTCTCACCAGAGTCGATTCCATTTGCAAGAAGTACGACAAATACGACGTCGAGAAGCACCGCGATGCTAATGTCGCTGGCGATGATGCCTTTGCCAGACTCTACGCCTCCGTCGACGCTGACATCGAGGCATTGCTTCAG AAAGCAGAAACGGCTTCCAAGGAGAAAGGTAAGGCATCTGCTGTAGCGATCAATGCGGAGATTCGTCGTACTAAGGCTCGGTTGCTGGAGGAGGTTCCCAAGTTGCAGAGACTGGCTGTGAAAAAG GTCAAGGGTTTATCTTCACAAGAATTTGCTGCCCGTAACGATTTGGCTCTTTCATTGCCAGATAGAATCCAAGCCATCCCAGATGGGTCTCCTCCTGTGCCAAAACAATCCGGAGGCTGGGCTTCTTCTGCCTCACGTCCTGAAATTAAGTTTGATTCAG ATGGGCAATTTGATGATGATTACTTTCAACAGTCTGAGCAATCAAGCCAATTCAGGCAAGAATATGAAATGCGTAGAATGAAACAG gaTCAAGGTTTGGATGTGATTGCTGAAGGATTGGATACATTGAAAAACATGGCACATGATATGAATGAG GAACTGGATCGACAAGTTCCTCTCATGGATGAGATTGACACTAAG GTGGACAAGGCATCCTCTGACCTTAAGAATACAAATGTCAGACTTAAACACACAGTGAACCAG cTTCGATCCAGTCGAAACTTCTGTATTGATATTGTTTTGTTGATTATAATTTTGGGAATTGCTGCCTACTTATACAA CGTACTAAAGAAATGA